The Salvia splendens isolate huo1 chromosome 21, SspV2, whole genome shotgun sequence genome includes a window with the following:
- the LOC121784988 gene encoding putative late blight resistance protein homolog R1A-10 isoform X1, whose protein sequence is MAYNLQSLVTVLQQILHPQQTRWIVNQNKPQLESILEKAESLLQILEKCSHTKIASLESRIRDSAHRVEDIIESRMVHQMLSTPQGVDGSLLLFSFFTPYLEQVLQQLDLEQDLELVTRDLDFATGQAVKPTELESVKLVEVEEKKMLDGAPFSSSKNYLVGVDGDLMQLKDRLTNMGTELEIIAIVGMSGIGKSTLARNLYNDPLIIDYFAYRGWASISQDPNLREILLCILHGIIGKLTDELIACSDGELKDMLYKRLYGRRYMIVLDDTWSTKVWDEIRMYCPDNNIGSRIVITTRLSDVAKLISHSLSLHYVQLLNNSASWDLLHQIVFGEEECPFELQEVGTKIASDCGGLPLAIHVVGGFLSKVERSSDIWKHFSTDLKALTVEPDNHLRFLNILSWRYSHLPIYLKPCFLYMGAFPKYYEINGSRLMSLWIAEGFVESNGDKSLEEEAEDYLKALVDRNLLSVTRKKSNGKPLSYSIHDLLWDLCRREANEDNFRCVSFLPSYGMEDEYVSPQLMPHARSFISTWKKNISPMFSTLRLLRVLDVIRMVFGEFPGEILQLVNLRYLAFSCTSGLPIGISRLWYLQTLISAQYVPYVPSELWEMSELRHLKLITKFKIKETTFVHKKLQTLSCVWVLPSLIRSGFFETIPNIRKLGIYNKASPDIEIDLSHLHKLEKLKCQSALDEYGSRFLLNLRFPRNLRKLTLGGCILCQSFLTTLCALPNLEVLKLMVCNFESKLYAKWELTERDEFRSLQYLCLEYLNLVRWKADETNFPRLRELFVSRCHELEEIPSAIGDIPTLQEISIYRCGASVVNSAQQIQMEQEELRSDLKVVITY, encoded by the coding sequence ATGGCATACAATCTCCAATCCCTCGTCACCGTCCTACAGCAAATCCTTCATCCCCAACAAACACGATGGATTGTTAATCAAAACAAGCCACAACTCGAATCCATACTTGAAAAGGCTGAATCTCTGCTGCAGATTCTTGAAAAGTGTTCACACACCAAAATAGCAAGCTTGGAGAGCCGAATCAGAGATTCAGCACACAGAGTAGAAGATATAATTGAATCTCGCATGGTTCATCAAATGCTTTCAACCCCTCAAGGCGTGGATGGATCTCTCttattgttttctttcttcACACCATACCTTGAACAAGTTCTGCAACAACTCGATTTGGAGCAAGATCTGGAGCTAGTAACTCGAGATCTTGATTTTGCAACTGGACAGGCGGTGAAGCCCACGGAACTTGAATCTGTGAAGCTCGTGGAGGTGGAGGAAAAGAAGATGCTGGATGGTGCTCCTTTCTCGAGCTCCAAGAACTATTTGGTGGGAGTTGATGGAGATCTAATGCAGTTGAAGGATCGTCTTACAAATATGGGGACCGAGTTGGAAATCATCGCCATCGTTGGCATGAGTGGGATTGGTAAGTCCACTCTTGCTCGAAATCTTTACAACGATCCACTCATTATTGACTACTTTGCTTATCGCGGTTGGGCCTCAATATCACAAGATCCAAATTTGCGAGAAATTCTGTTATGTATTCTTCATGGCATAATTGGAAAGCTCACGGATGAACTAATTGCGTGCAGCGATGGTGAGTTGAAAGATATGCTGTATAAGAGATTGTATGGACGAAGATATATGATTGTCTTAGATGATACATGGAGCACCAAGGTCTGGGATGAGATAAGGATGTATTGTCCAGATAACAACATTGGGAGTCGAATTGTGATCACAACCAGGTTATCTGATGTAGCCAAGCTTATTTCACACAGCCTGAGTTTGCATTATGTTCAATTGCTTAACAATTCTGCAAGCTGGGATCTGCTTCACCAAATTGTGTTTGGAGAAGAGGAGTGCCCTTTTGAATTACAAGAGGTGGGAACTAAGATTGCGAGTGATTGTGGTGGGCTTCCTCTTGCTATTCATGTCGTTGGAGGATTCTTGTCAAAGGTTGAAAGATCAAGTGATATCTGGAAGCATTTTTCAACAGATTTAAAAGCTTTAACTGTTGAACCAGACAACCACTTAAGGTTCCTCAATATTCTTTCCTGGAGGTATAGCCACTTACCGATTTACTTGAAACCATGTTTCTTATATATGGGAGCTTTTCCAaaatattatgagattaatGGATCTAGACTAATGAGTCTATGGATAGCTGAAGGATTTGTGGAATCTAATGGAGATAAGAGTTTAGAGGAAGAGGCTGAGGACTACTTAAAAGCTCTTGTGGACAGGAATCTACTTTCTGTTACACGAAAAAAGTCCAATGGCAAACCATTGAGTTATTCAATCCATGATCTTTTGTGGGATCTATGCAGAAGGGAAGCTAATGAGGACAACTTTCGCTGTGTAAGTTTTCTGCCATCATATGGAATGGAAGATGAGTATGTTTCACCACAATTGATGCCACATGCTCGATCTTTTATATCCACTTGGAAGAAGAATATATCTCCTATGTTTTCCACATTAAGATTGCTTAGGGTGCTAGATGTAATTAGAATGGTATTCGGGGAGTTCCCAGGAGAAATATTACAACTTGTCAACCTACGGTATTTAGCTTTCTCCTGCACTTCAGGTTTACCTATTGGAATATCGAGATTGTGGTATCTGCAAACCTTGATTTCTGCACAATATGTGCCATATGTGCCATCTGAACTATGGGAGATGTCTGAGTTAAGACATCTCAAGTTGATtacaaaattcaaaatcaaggAGACTACATTTGTTCATAAGAAGCTGCAGACGCTTTCCTGTGTGTGGGTACTTCCTTCTCTAATTAGGAGTGGTTTTTTCGAAACCATTCCAAATATCAGAAAGTTGGGAATCTATAACAAAGCCTCACCGGACATTGAAATTGATCTTAGCCATCTTCACAAACTCGAAAAATTGAAATGCCAGTCTGCACTGGATGAATATGGTAGCCGCTTTCTGCTCAACCTCAGATTTCCACGTAATCTCAGAAAATTAACCCTAGGCGGCTGTATACTATGTCAGAGTTTTTTGACAACTCTATGTGCACTACCAAATCTGGAAGTCCTCAAACTAATGGTTTGTAACTTTGAAAGCAAGTTATATGCAAAGTGGGAGTTGACAGAAAGGGATGAGTTCCGCTCACTTCAGTATCTATGCCTTGAATACTTAAATCTGGTGCGTTGGAAAGCCGACGAGACCAACTTCCCTAGACTCCGGGAGTTGTTTGTAAGCAGATGCCATGAGCTAGAGGAAATCCCAAGCGCCATTGGAGATATCCCAACTCTCCAAGAAATTAGCATATATCGATGTGGTGCTTCTGTAGTGAACTCAGCACAACAAATTCAGATGGAGCAAGAGGAACTCCGTAGCGATCTCAAAGTAGTTATAACATATTAG
- the LOC121784988 gene encoding putative late blight resistance protein homolog R1A-3 isoform X2: MAYNLQSLVTVLQQILHPQQTRWIVNQNKPQLESILEKAESLLQILEKCSHTKIASLESRIRDSAHRVEDIIESRMVHQMLSTPQGVDGSLLLFSFFTPYLEQVLQQLDLEQDLELVTRDLDFATGQAVKPTELESVKLVEVEEKKMLDGAPFSSSKNYLVGVDGDLMQLKDRLTNMGTELEIIAIVGMSGIGKSTLARNLYNDPLIIDYFAYRGWASISQDPNLREILLCILHGIIGKLTDELIACSDGELKDMLYKRLYGRRYMIVLDDTWSTKVWDEIRMYCPDNNIGSRIVITTRLSDVAKLISHSLSLHYVQLLNNSASWDLLHQIVFGEEECPFELQEVGTKIASDCGGLPLAIHVVGGFLSKVERSSDIWKHFSTDLKALTVEPDNHLRFLNILSWS, translated from the exons ATGGCATACAATCTCCAATCCCTCGTCACCGTCCTACAGCAAATCCTTCATCCCCAACAAACACGATGGATTGTTAATCAAAACAAGCCACAACTCGAATCCATACTTGAAAAGGCTGAATCTCTGCTGCAGATTCTTGAAAAGTGTTCACACACCAAAATAGCAAGCTTGGAGAGCCGAATCAGAGATTCAGCACACAGAGTAGAAGATATAATTGAATCTCGCATGGTTCATCAAATGCTTTCAACCCCTCAAGGCGTGGATGGATCTCTCttattgttttctttcttcACACCATACCTTGAACAAGTTCTGCAACAACTCGATTTGGAGCAAGATCTGGAGCTAGTAACTCGAGATCTTGATTTTGCAACTGGACAGGCGGTGAAGCCCACGGAACTTGAATCTGTGAAGCTCGTGGAGGTGGAGGAAAAGAAGATGCTGGATGGTGCTCCTTTCTCGAGCTCCAAGAACTATTTGGTGGGAGTTGATGGAGATCTAATGCAGTTGAAGGATCGTCTTACAAATATGGGGACCGAGTTGGAAATCATCGCCATCGTTGGCATGAGTGGGATTGGTAAGTCCACTCTTGCTCGAAATCTTTACAACGATCCACTCATTATTGACTACTTTGCTTATCGCGGTTGGGCCTCAATATCACAAGATCCAAATTTGCGAGAAATTCTGTTATGTATTCTTCATGGCATAATTGGAAAGCTCACGGATGAACTAATTGCGTGCAGCGATGGTGAGTTGAAAGATATGCTGTATAAGAGATTGTATGGACGAAGATATATGATTGTCTTAGATGATACATGGAGCACCAAGGTCTGGGATGAGATAAGGATGTATTGTCCAGATAACAACATTGGGAGTCGAATTGTGATCACAACCAGGTTATCTGATGTAGCCAAGCTTATTTCACACAGCCTGAGTTTGCATTATGTTCAATTGCTTAACAATTCTGCAAGCTGGGATCTGCTTCACCAAATTGTGTTTGGAGAAGAGGAGTGCCCTTTTGAATTACAAGAGGTGGGAACTAAGATTGCGAGTGATTGTGGTGGGCTTCCTCTTGCTATTCATGTCGTTGGAGGATTCTTGTCAAAGGTTGAAAGATCAAGTGATATCTGGAAGCATTTTTCAACAGATTTAAAAGCTTTAACTGTTGAACCAGACAACCACTTAAGGTTCCTCAATATTCTTTCCTGGAG CTGA